The following DNA comes from Xyrauchen texanus isolate HMW12.3.18 chromosome 21, RBS_HiC_50CHRs, whole genome shotgun sequence.
ttttttttttaaaagagcacatgttaatgagagagactcgaatggctttatctcacCTGTGCTATGCCTGataagaattaaatgtttattgtttattgtttttgatcaacaactgactgtaagcaacagaaagggtattaaaagagacattattcaatgacaaatggtttACGTGGATTGTCCTTGGACACACATTAGGCTACACAGAACAAATAGAAAATAGGGATATATTATTTCCCTTTAAGGCTTTATAAACATacgaatgacatgaaaaataacattttaaatacatacgTCTCTCTTTTTgctcaactttagttttggtaaattttacatttacacggTTGCTTTTGGTACTCttttaaaatatctatatattatattatttaaaaataatttataatatctttttttaattatatttatgttatatagtattatttgattatatattatgcagtagtaaaatattttttctgtcCCAATTTCATCTTTTTCAACATAATTTTTATCCTCGTTGATTAAACCCACAATCCCTCATTCCTCATGAAGCAAATCAGAAATAGAGCGTGCGCTGTGTCATGAACACTGCGTATATGAACCTGTTATGACCAGGAAGTGCAGGAGCgctttgcgttcactatcaaagtttaaatttgtttgtttatattttcgtggGAGTTTAACACGAGCCTCTGCTGATGGGGCACCCATTAGGGTGCCTAAAAACACTTCACGGACAGGACCTGATCTGGTTGACATTCGCGGTGCGGCTCAATGACGCtctgagttcaactgaatgacacacataTGCCCCGTTGTTGGCATTTATATGgtatattcaattaaaatgtccttatttgggcattaaaatgtgaagtgcacaataatcattTGCGCAAATAACCGTGATCAGACGATTATTTAACAGCACAACAGACCAAGGTGAGTGAAATATAAACAATTATCAGCCAGttgcaaaatatatacatttttagtcgCATAGCGTAACATTTAGTTGCGAAtacgagtgatttcctctcattgtggTAGAGGGTTGCACACTGAGTAAaatatcgatcttgggatttaagaatctatAGAGATATTTTGAAGATCGGGAAatcgatatttttacccacccctatgtTAGAGAACTGTTACTGTAATCATTAAAGGAACAGGAGCTGGAATCAGAATGAGTAAAtttccttatgattcccatccctacaGGAATCATGTATGAATGCAAGTGTGCGTGTACCATTCTGCTGCGTAGACTCTGCAGACCCAGTTTGTCTGTGAGCTCACTGACAGCCATGGCGTTAGGCAGATCCTGTTTGTTAGCGAAAACCAGCAACACGGCGTCCTTCAGTTCATCTTCCTGTAACTGCAGATACACACACAGGAAGATACTGATGAGGTAACTTAACCACATTATGCAAAcaatatcattttaaaacataaaattgcttCCACAATTGACATTGCTAGTGTTCGAGGAGACCACGAAATCTGAATAACAACTTACAAGTGCTTACCATTTTAGCAAGCTCCTCTGCAGACTCtgccactctctctctgtcattacTGTCCACCACAAAGATCAAACCCTGAAGATAAAGGAGTAAATAGAAAGAGACATCAGTCTATGCACAGACTAGAATATTTGCACTGGACATACACGGAAAGAGCAGCCGTCTTTATTTAGTTAGTATGAATGCAAGAAATagacacacattatatatatatatatatatatatatatatatgactagaTATTCACTTCTCTTTAAAAGTGATGCATgtagtttttaaatgttaaaaagtatTGATGTTAAAGTACTCTCTTCTAGTGGTCTGCTACCTGACTTGAGACTGACGGGACCCAACAAACCGACTGGTTTCAGGTTCGGATCGGATCAGTTTTTGAAAGAACGTGTATTTGCATGTGTCTGTGctatttttctattgtttttctaTACAAGTGCGTTCTGgacggatgtctttgactgttgcgctgTGCTGTTTTCACAGTATCTCGTGCAGCGTCGCTGCATATCTATACGACCCAgtgtcaaattaaaaagaacaaatgttttaaacaaaatgcATGGAGTAACCTGTTCTTATTTAGTCATTGTGCTgcacagacaaaagaaaatgacTATAGAGCCAGTGGCTCCTAAACTAaaacatttaggagccaaattacagaattgctcgatttagatggTTGATCGGATGCATGATAGAAAGTCGAAGACAGCtgataacaaatataaatatatatatattttttttttttttacatatataaaaaaaaaaaaattacaaataaatatatatatatatatgtgtatatgtgtgtgtgtgtgtgtgtgtgtatatatttatattagggctgtcgatttaacgcgctaattcggtgcgattaattgtacaaaaaaaatttaattgcaatgcccccggactgtaataaggaagattcctgagaaatgcaagcttgtagtaccacccgtttactccagagggcagtaagtgaaacttcagctgtgtgaccatctcgcagtttatacagtgaagaaaacacttcagcagaacaacacaaacttgcgttacgttcttgcattcaaaacacttgagtattagagtattaaactatatttaacttgacacagtaacctaaacattttatgtttatgacacaacacaagcatgtctgatgcaggtgtaaattgacgggtccttaaacaagccctcataataaatctccaactgatatacacacacacacacacacacacacacacacacacacacacacacacacacacacacacacacacacacacacacacacacacacacacacacacacacacacacacacacgtggcagagcggagggcggggccgggttgtgattatacacacccagtcccttatcaggctaatcaagcctccgagagggataaaggccgactgcggaggattgtgcgggagacagagatcgtttacggacatgtccataatgTGTGTCTTTTCTAATGGCTCGacgagatccattccaattctgtcgaaggggatctcgatcaaCCACAGCgggtgcaatggcgcttttggggtggccggtgagCTCACCAACTGACCTTCCCGGGTttaggcaccagtgtaaagggatttcaatggaaaggaggcagcgagaaccggcttgacaatataaataatatttttaatgagaaacttaaaagacaaacacatgacggacatgtctgtaaactatctctctctcccgcagacggcctttatccctctcggaggctttattagcctgataagggaccggatgtgtataatcacgacccaacCCCGCCCTCCcacaacaatttttttatatttaaagataactatgtatcactatttcatcattatatattgaattattgttatatgaggggctttctcagcaaatatttgtatatgcgattaattaatcgggacaccaagtaattaattcgattaaaatattatataatatatatatatatatatatatatatatatatatatatatatatataatatttttaaattatgggGCAATATTAATGTCCTTAAAAGCTAAAATAATGGGACTTTTCATTATAAACCAGCCCAAAATACACAGGGGACTGAAATGTCTAGTTAATTCACTGACGGCTGATTCAATGGCTCACCTGAGTTCAAactaaaggcgggtgcacactgtacgattttggccacgattctgccgtctgagacaaactgctggaatcctaaaggatttctctcgtcaatcttacaacgttcagtgtgacatgttcacagacggccgattaacagcctttgcgatgatcttcagcctccgaagttctggcagtgtctgaaattaagcatcttagccgtatagtgtgactgcCATTACATTGGCCAGGtgagatattccgctcctctctcgcacccgAAAGAAACCTCCCCTGCGTTTGCACCAtcgcaacatttgtgcccagttatcactctactcaagcactttcaatgttttcttcttttcatttaaaataaaacgttTGAATAAATCAGCAGAACAATACcacgtcagcaatatgaaagcattattctctgaattaaataaatacagatcttATTGCCATGGCAATATCAATGCATTcatattgtaatattaatattttgaggATTATATTATACTTGTTTTGTAAAATAGCAATTACACATCATGATCCACCGGTCGAGGACACAGAACAGCACTTCACCTGTTCACACAGACcatgtatttattgaattatttagcagtttaataatcacatatgacaatACTGAGATTTTGATGTTGTGATCATTTAAGGAATCATTGAAATGAGTCACTCTTTAGGAAATGTGGCCAAAAACCCCCAAAAGGGACCTTCAATGATCATCATATTCACGATATTGCTTAATTGTATATCGCTGTTGTTGCGTGCAGCTCAACTCAACAGAAATAGCGAAGAGAGACGCAAGACACACTGGCGCACCACTATCGAGATTTATTACTTTTAGCTGTCGCATCAGAACTCTACGGAGCCTCTTGGAGGACAGGGCGGgaagttccctcacaatacatttatcatggttttactacagtaaccatattttaactatGATATTCGTAGTGAAGCCATTGTGTTaatacaagaaaacaaaaactatggaAATAAAAATCATAGTGTTGTGGTTATAATGGTTTTAATATACtaatactatagtaatattgtagactgtagtaaccatagtttttggcggAAATCATTTTCCTATAGTAATACTGCAGTAACTATGAGTGTtggacggctgtggctcaggtggtagagtgggtcggcctctaatcacagggttggcggttcgattcccggcccacgtgactccacatgccgaagtgtccttgggcactgaaccccaagtttctcccattggcaggctagcgccttgcatggcagctctaccgctattggtgtgtgagtgtgagtgtgtgtgtgagaatgggtgaatgggacacagtgtaaagcgctttggtaacctctaaggttaaaaaggcgctatataagtccagaccatttaccatttgcaaGCTAACCATGTTCTGTTTTTGGGTGGAAAACATGGTTTAAATACTGCATATTGTATACATATAGtttggttttactatagattaaccatggtaaTTCTAGTGATTACTAtggtattaatataaatatttgtaataaaaccataataaccacaaaattatgatttttattaccatagttttcattttctatggttttactacaaatatcaaggttaaaatatggttactgtagtaaaaccatggtacctttactaaaaacaaaaaagataaatCTCACCCTGTCCTCTTAGGGGCTCCGTAGTTCTCAGTGTTGTTTCCAAAGCAAGCATGTAGTGAAATAATATTacttcacacaaatacacatcaaAATCCTACCTGGGTGTTCTGAAAATAGTGTCTCCAGAGAGGACGAATCTTGTCCTGGCCGCCGACATCCCACACGGTGAAGCAGATGTTCTTGTATTCAACGGTCTCTACATTAAAACCTGAACAATAGAAATACTGTAACCATCAGGCAATCATGAAGACCACACGGATGATGGCAAACAGTGGATGTTGACGCATAACAGATGGTGACCAAAGTGCCACTTCTAGAAATTTCTCCCCGGTGGAGTATGAGATACTCATGTGATGTGTTATACAAGGCAATGACCTCAAACTTAGCACGACTGCGTAAAACTGCAGTCATGCTAAGTTTTCAATGTCTGCATTAAGTCAAACATTGAAAAAACAGTGATATGACATCGTATTTAACACAGAACCATCTTCTCACCTATGGTAGGAATGGTGGTCACAATTTCTCCAAGTTTCAGTTTGTACAATATAGTGGTTTTACCCGCAGCATCCAGTCCCACTGTAAAACAGCAAATACACATGATTAAACTGAGGTGTCTACGCATTTAGAGAATATGGATACAATTATTCACCTCTCTTTAAAACTCTGAATAGTTCATGCCTTTGAATAGCCAAGAAAATGAACTACAAGTACACTAAAACTTAAATTATGCAAATAATGTGCAAgcaaataaataacacaatagTATACTTGAATAGAAACGTGCACTATACTAAACTAGAATATGTGCTACAGCCAAAagtatattcataatgtatttattatgttataTAGAGTGCCTTgccaaagtattcagacccctgaccaattatctcatattactgaattacaaatggtgcaatgatttaattctgtttgatattgtattttaaaacactggaactcaaaatcaattattgttaggtgacattggttttatgttgggaaatcaaaaaaataaataaataaatgttatatattgcttgcataagtattcaacccctgtgCTGTGGATGCTGCCAGGTTACACCGATGAAAGAAATTGCCCTAACGAGGACACAATTATTTTACCATTGGCATCCACCTGTCAATCATTaaagttgcaatcacattttctagATAAAATAcccattgttgaaggatcattggtcaggctgtgaatctgaaggaaaatgaaggccaaagagcattccacagaagttggagataaagtaataaaaatgcatagattagggaaagggtacaaaataataCAGGGTAcaataatcaggaagtggaagctgcaccacacaacccaggcactgccaagaaaaggcCGTCCCTCAAAACTCAGTGCTCTAACAAAAAGGAGACATGTGAGAGAAGCTGCAGAGaggccaacaatcactttgaaggagctcCAGAGTTCAG
Coding sequences within:
- the LOC127661244 gene encoding ADP-ribosylation factor 4-like; the encoded protein is MGLTISSIFSRLFGKKQMRILMVGLDAAGKTTILYKLKLGEIVTTIPTIGFNVETVEYKNICFTVWDVGGQDKIRPLWRHYFQNTQGLIFVVDSNDRERVAESAEELAKMLQEDELKDAVLLVFANKQDLPNAMAVSELTDKLGLQSLRSRMWYVQATCATQGTGLYEGLDWLSNELSKH